In Polynucleobacter ibericus, a genomic segment contains:
- the aceF gene encoding dihydrolipoyllysine-residue acetyltransferase translates to MSQIIEIKVPDIGDYKDVPVIEVLVKAGDKVEKEQSIVVLESDKATMDVPSSHSGIVKEVKVKVGDNLSEGSLVITLEEGAAAAPAAPVASAPAAAPAAASTSSNSGSPIEIKVPDIGDYKDVPVIEVLVKAGDKVEKEQSIVVLESDKATMDVPSSHSGIVKEVKVKVGDNLSEGSVVLILESGSAGAVAVPATAPVAAAPAIPATKTVEPPIARAPAPPPLSNTPPPVDTAVSHASPSVRKFARELGVTVAQVKGSGPKGRITQEDVQAFVKAAMSGGAGSPAAASGGSLGGLNLIPWPKIDFTKFGEIERQPLNRIKKLTAANLGRNWVMIPAVTYHEDADITDLEAFRVLTNKENEKKGVKITMLAFLMKAAVAALKKYPEFNSSLDGDDLILKKYFNIGFAADTPTGLVVPVIKDADKKGIFELAKETSELAALARDGKLKPDQMQGASFTISSLGGIGGTYFSPIVNAPEVAILGVSKAAMKPVWDGKQFVPRLICPLSLSADHRVIDGALATRFGVYIAQLLADFRRASL, encoded by the coding sequence ATGAGTCAAATAATTGAAATCAAAGTCCCGGATATCGGTGACTATAAAGATGTGCCCGTCATTGAAGTCTTGGTAAAGGCTGGTGACAAAGTTGAGAAAGAGCAATCCATCGTTGTGCTTGAGTCTGACAAAGCCACCATGGATGTTCCATCCTCGCACTCTGGCATCGTCAAAGAAGTCAAAGTCAAAGTAGGCGACAACCTTTCTGAGGGATCACTTGTAATTACTTTGGAAGAGGGCGCAGCTGCAGCTCCAGCGGCACCTGTAGCAAGTGCGCCCGCTGCAGCACCTGCAGCAGCAAGCACGAGTAGCAATAGTGGCTCACCTATTGAAATCAAAGTCCCGGATATCGGTGACTATAAAGATGTGCCCGTCATTGAAGTCTTGGTAAAGGCTGGTGACAAAGTTGAGAAAGAGCAATCCATCGTTGTGCTTGAGTCTGACAAAGCCACAATGGATGTTCCATCCTCACATTCTGGCATCGTCAAAGAAGTCAAAGTCAAAGTAGGCGACAACCTTTCTGAGGGATCAGTCGTTCTGATTTTGGAAAGTGGATCAGCAGGCGCTGTGGCAGTTCCTGCTACTGCACCCGTAGCAGCAGCACCCGCCATTCCAGCAACAAAAACAGTAGAGCCTCCCATTGCGCGTGCACCTGCGCCTCCTCCGCTGAGCAATACACCTCCGCCTGTAGATACAGCAGTAAGTCATGCAAGCCCATCAGTGCGTAAGTTTGCGCGTGAGCTTGGCGTGACGGTTGCGCAAGTTAAAGGTTCTGGCCCTAAAGGCCGCATTACCCAAGAAGACGTTCAAGCATTTGTGAAGGCAGCTATGAGTGGTGGAGCAGGTAGTCCTGCGGCTGCTAGCGGTGGTAGCTTGGGTGGTTTAAATCTCATTCCTTGGCCAAAAATTGATTTCACAAAGTTTGGTGAGATCGAGCGTCAGCCACTCAATCGTATTAAGAAACTCACTGCAGCTAATTTAGGTCGTAACTGGGTAATGATCCCAGCTGTGACGTATCACGAAGATGCAGACATCACTGACCTAGAAGCATTCCGTGTTCTCACTAATAAAGAGAATGAGAAGAAGGGTGTCAAGATCACTATGCTTGCTTTCTTAATGAAAGCCGCAGTAGCTGCATTGAAAAAATATCCAGAGTTCAATAGCTCTTTGGATGGTGATGATCTGATCCTTAAGAAATACTTCAATATTGGTTTTGCGGCAGATACTCCAACGGGATTGGTTGTGCCAGTGATTAAAGATGCCGATAAGAAGGGTATTTTTGAATTAGCCAAAGAAACTTCAGAGTTAGCAGCACTCGCACGTGATGGCAAATTAAAGCCAGATCAAATGCAGGGCGCTAGCTTTACGATTTCATCTCTAGGCGGTATTGGTGGCACGTATTTCTCACCAATTGTTAATGCCCCTGAGGTAGCGATCTTAGGCGTCAGCAAAGCAGCGATGAAGCCAGTTTGGGATGGCAAGCAATTTGTGCCACGCCTGATTTGCCCATTGTCTCTATCCGCAGATCACCGTGTGATTGATGGTGCTTTAGCAACCCGTTTTGGTGTGTACATTGCCCAACTCTTGGCCGACTTCCGTCGCGCTAGTCTGTAA
- the lpdA gene encoding dihydrolipoyl dehydrogenase, producing MAKQTILVPDIGDYSDVPVIEVLVKVGDVIEKEQPLLVLESDKATMEVPADAAGTVTSIAVKLGDKVSKGSVIAEIEASGAAPAAKPVAAPAPAALAPAPVAGQYSGKVDHECEVLVLGAGPGGYSAAFRSADLGMNTVLVERYPTLGGVCLNVGCIPSKALLHTTSVMDEVKTMAKHGITFGAPKIEIDQLRGYKESVIAKLTGGLAGMAKARKVKVVRGLGKFLDANHVEVELTDGTGQDLTGKKEVVRFQKAIIAAGSQPVKLPFLPEDPRIVDSTGALLLKSIPKRMLVIGGGIIGLEMATVYSTLGSRIDIAEMMDGLMAGADRDLEKVWEKFNAGRFEKIMLKTRAAKAEVKPDGIQVSFEGENAPAEPQTYDLVLVAVGRTPNGKKIDAGKAGVQVDERGFIPVDKQMRTNVANIFAIGDLVGQPMLAHKAVHEGHVAAEAAAGEKSYFDAKQIPSVAYTDPEVAWAGLTEEQCKAQGIAYEKGLFPWAASGRAIANGRDEGFTKLIFDATTHRIIGGGIVGTHAGDLIGEVCLAIEMGADAVDIGKTIHPHPTLGESVGLAAEAAHGHCTDLPPVKKKS from the coding sequence ATGGCTAAGCAAACCATCCTAGTTCCGGATATTGGCGACTACTCAGATGTACCAGTGATAGAAGTGCTGGTTAAAGTGGGTGATGTGATTGAAAAAGAGCAGCCGCTGTTAGTGCTCGAGTCTGATAAGGCAACCATGGAAGTGCCGGCAGATGCTGCGGGTACTGTTACTAGTATCGCAGTCAAGCTAGGCGACAAAGTCAGCAAAGGTTCTGTGATTGCTGAGATTGAAGCGAGTGGAGCGGCGCCAGCTGCAAAACCTGTTGCAGCACCTGCGCCAGCAGCACTTGCTCCAGCTCCAGTAGCAGGGCAGTACAGCGGCAAGGTTGATCATGAGTGTGAAGTGTTGGTGCTTGGCGCTGGCCCCGGTGGTTATAGCGCAGCGTTTCGTAGTGCTGACCTGGGTATGAATACCGTATTGGTAGAGCGCTACCCTACATTGGGTGGTGTTTGCTTGAATGTCGGCTGTATCCCTTCTAAAGCATTGCTACATACAACCTCAGTGATGGATGAAGTTAAAACCATGGCTAAGCACGGCATTACTTTTGGTGCCCCAAAGATTGAGATTGATCAATTACGTGGCTACAAAGAATCCGTCATTGCTAAATTAACTGGTGGTCTTGCTGGAATGGCAAAGGCTCGCAAAGTAAAAGTAGTACGTGGCCTTGGTAAGTTCTTGGATGCAAACCATGTTGAGGTTGAATTAACTGATGGCACTGGCCAGGATCTCACTGGCAAAAAAGAAGTAGTGCGTTTTCAGAAGGCGATCATTGCCGCTGGTAGTCAGCCAGTGAAATTACCTTTCTTGCCAGAAGATCCTCGTATTGTCGATAGTACAGGCGCCTTGCTACTCAAGAGCATTCCTAAGCGCATGCTCGTTATTGGCGGCGGCATTATTGGTTTAGAGATGGCGACTGTTTACAGCACGCTAGGTTCACGTATTGATATCGCAGAAATGATGGATGGCCTGATGGCCGGCGCCGATCGTGATTTAGAAAAAGTCTGGGAGAAGTTCAACGCTGGACGTTTTGAAAAAATCATGCTCAAGACGCGCGCAGCTAAAGCTGAAGTCAAGCCGGATGGTATTCAAGTTTCCTTTGAGGGCGAGAACGCGCCTGCTGAACCGCAAACTTATGACTTGGTATTGGTTGCAGTAGGTCGCACCCCTAATGGCAAGAAGATTGATGCTGGTAAAGCAGGTGTGCAGGTTGATGAGCGTGGCTTTATTCCAGTTGATAAACAAATGCGCACCAACGTGGCTAATATTTTTGCCATTGGCGATTTGGTTGGTCAGCCGATGTTGGCACACAAGGCAGTACATGAAGGTCACGTTGCTGCCGAAGCTGCTGCAGGCGAAAAGTCTTATTTTGATGCTAAGCAAATTCCATCGGTTGCCTATACTGATCCTGAGGTAGCTTGGGCTGGTCTGACAGAAGAGCAGTGCAAGGCTCAAGGCATCGCTTATGAGAAGGGCTTATTCCCTTGGGCAGCTAGTGGTCGCGCAATTGCCAATGGACGTGATGAAGGTTTCACCAAGCTCATATTTGATGCGACTACCCATCGCATTATTGGCGGCGGCATTGTGGGCACGCATGCTGGTGATTTGATTGGTGAAGTATGTTTAGCTATTGAGATGGGTGCTGATGCAGTTGATATCGGTAAGACCATTCATCCGCATCCAACGCTTGGCGAATCAGTCGGTCTTGCAGCTGAAGCGGCTCATGGTCACTGCACTGACTTGCCACCAGTGAAAAAGAAATCTTAA
- a CDS encoding phasin family protein — MNLTPEQLAAAQKANLETLSGLTNQALQSIEKLVELNMQIAKQSLSDSMNSAKKALEVKDIQQLLAHQAEAVQPMAEKIMAYSRHLYELAHETQNSFTQSAEKELQAGQQKMNALVEEWTKNAPAGSDAAVQAMKQAIASANNVFETSQKAVKHAVEVAQTNLSSASETMMKAADTVTKSAKKK; from the coding sequence ATGAACTTAACTCCAGAACAACTTGCCGCAGCACAAAAAGCTAACTTAGAGACCTTGAGTGGATTAACCAATCAAGCATTGCAAAGCATTGAAAAGTTAGTTGAGCTCAATATGCAGATTGCTAAGCAAAGCTTAAGCGACAGCATGAATAGTGCCAAGAAAGCATTAGAAGTAAAAGACATTCAGCAATTACTCGCTCATCAAGCAGAAGCAGTGCAACCAATGGCGGAAAAGATTATGGCTTACAGCCGTCATTTATATGAATTGGCCCACGAAACACAAAATAGCTTTACTCAGTCCGCTGAAAAAGAATTGCAAGCTGGTCAACAGAAAATGAATGCTCTAGTTGAAGAGTGGACAAAGAATGCTCCAGCGGGATCAGATGCTGCCGTTCAAGCCATGAAGCAAGCCATTGCTTCTGCGAACAATGTGTTTGAAACCAGCCAGAAGGCAGTGAAGCATGCAGTTGAAGTTGCGCAAACTAACCTTAGTAGCGCCTCTGAAACAATGATGAAAGCAGCCGATACAGTAACCAAATCCGCAAAGAAGAAGTAA
- a CDS encoding DMT family transporter, protein MKLSLDTAIAPLFVLIWSTGFVIARLAMPYVEPATFLFWRFSGVLAAMAALSLIWRITWPNWSQIKHIAVAGILLQFGYLLGVWFAVRLGMTAGLVAIIVGLQPIVTAWFAAWISERVSPRQWIGLGFGFAGVALVVAEKIGFVHIPLASYILAFIALISITFGTLYQKKFCPVFDLRAGSSIQFGVSAVLCFICMLLFESGEMVWNLPVTSALLWAIFPLSIGSISLLFMMIRKGAATKVTSFLYLVPPTTAAMAWLLFDEPFTLLMAVGLCLTMTGVVLVNARQTNTVATIAE, encoded by the coding sequence ATGAAGCTTTCCCTAGACACTGCGATTGCCCCGTTATTCGTGCTCATTTGGAGTACCGGCTTTGTGATTGCGCGTTTAGCGATGCCTTACGTTGAGCCGGCTACCTTCTTGTTTTGGCGTTTTTCAGGGGTTCTAGCAGCGATGGCGGCGCTTAGTTTGATATGGAGAATCACCTGGCCCAACTGGTCGCAAATCAAGCACATTGCCGTTGCTGGCATCTTGCTGCAGTTTGGCTATTTGTTGGGAGTTTGGTTTGCTGTCCGCTTAGGAATGACAGCGGGGCTAGTTGCCATCATAGTTGGTCTTCAGCCAATTGTGACTGCATGGTTTGCTGCCTGGATTTCAGAAAGGGTATCGCCACGTCAATGGATCGGCCTAGGATTTGGATTTGCAGGCGTTGCCTTGGTCGTTGCGGAAAAGATTGGTTTTGTGCACATTCCATTGGCTAGTTACATATTGGCATTTATTGCACTTATTTCAATTACGTTTGGCACGTTGTATCAAAAAAAATTCTGCCCTGTGTTTGATCTGCGCGCTGGATCTTCGATTCAGTTTGGTGTGTCAGCAGTACTGTGCTTTATCTGCATGCTTTTATTTGAGTCGGGTGAAATGGTGTGGAACCTTCCTGTGACTAGTGCATTGCTGTGGGCTATCTTCCCTTTATCCATTGGATCGATTAGCTTGCTATTTATGATGATCCGCAAGGGCGCCGCTACTAAAGTGACGAGCTTTCTTTATTTAGTGCCACCGACAACTGCCGCTATGGCTTGGTTGTTATTTGACGAGCCATTCACATTATTAATGGCAGTAGGCTTGTGTTTGACGATGACTGGCGTGGTACTGGTAAATGCCCGTCAGACCAATACCGTAGCAACGATTGCAGAATAG
- a CDS encoding serine hydrolase, which produces MRLNRFWLVALGALFAIGTIVNTPAIAANKEKQTAKTPAKAATKTSTKSTKKPKTVRVTVTRSTEPVVPARPSLATALGLRGQHDDLNLKSSVAMVVNQDTKEVYFEKNPSVSLPIASITKLMTAMVVLDSKMPLDETLVINSEDVQSYRTSRLAGGTVLTREEALLLALMSSENRAAYTLGRNYPGGVSSFVGAMNRKARELGMDHSHFADPTGLMSENVATAEDLTRMLSAAYQYKTIREFSTWPDLTMVIAKRPQKFLNTNRLVRSGDMNIGLQKTGFINAAGKCLVMQARVNNTPLLLVFLDSVGTQSRFADAVRVRDWYERMPSGAQPIRRLM; this is translated from the coding sequence ATGCGTTTGAATCGATTTTGGCTTGTTGCCCTAGGGGCACTTTTTGCTATTGGCACCATAGTAAATACTCCAGCTATTGCTGCCAATAAAGAGAAGCAGACTGCCAAAACTCCCGCCAAAGCTGCTACCAAGACCAGTACAAAATCTACTAAGAAGCCTAAAACAGTACGGGTAACTGTAACGCGTTCAACAGAGCCAGTTGTTCCTGCAAGACCATCACTTGCAACTGCTTTAGGATTGCGCGGTCAACACGATGACCTTAATCTGAAATCCAGTGTGGCGATGGTCGTTAATCAAGATACCAAAGAAGTATATTTTGAAAAGAACCCATCAGTGAGTTTGCCAATCGCTTCGATTACTAAGCTTATGACGGCGATGGTGGTGTTAGATTCTAAGATGCCTTTAGACGAGACTTTAGTCATCAACTCTGAAGATGTGCAAAGTTACCGCACTTCACGTTTAGCTGGTGGTACGGTGTTAACTCGAGAAGAGGCATTGCTATTAGCCTTGATGTCCTCTGAAAACCGCGCTGCATATACCTTAGGCAGAAATTATCCTGGCGGTGTTTCATCGTTTGTGGGTGCCATGAATCGTAAAGCCAGAGAACTTGGCATGGATCATTCCCACTTTGCAGATCCAACTGGGCTTATGAGTGAGAACGTTGCTACAGCGGAAGATCTCACGCGTATGTTGAGCGCTGCATACCAATATAAAACTATTCGTGAGTTTTCTACTTGGCCCGATTTGACGATGGTGATTGCAAAACGTCCTCAGAAATTCTTGAACACTAATCGCTTAGTACGCTCAGGTGATATGAATATCGGTTTGCAAAAAACGGGCTTTATTAATGCTGCTGGTAAGTGTCTGGTTATGCAGGCTAGAGTAAACAACACACCCTTGTTATTGGTCTTCCTAGATTCTGTGGGAACACAATCTCGTTTTGCTGATGCTGTGCGCGTGCGTGATTGGTATGAGCGTATGCCTTCTGGTGCTCAGCCGATTCGTCGCCTAATGTAA
- a CDS encoding IclR family transcriptional regulator, protein MSTSKTIKTPKSTGEVGKTAIQVVERMMNLLDALAEQEESSSLKNLAEMTGLHPSTAHRILNDMVACRLVERGDGGTYRLGLKLLELGNLVKARLSVREAAQLPMRTLHKLTGETVNLSVRQGDEIVYVDRAYSERSGMQVVRAIGGRAPLHLTSVGKLFLASDDPAQVRAYVTRTGLSGHTRNSITELGKLETELNQVRKVGNARDDEELELGVSCLAAAILDDTGKLVAGLSLSAPTDRIQADWLRALQETALQISKGMGFKPKSAEPGSAT, encoded by the coding sequence ATGAGCACTAGCAAAACTATCAAAACTCCTAAATCTACCGGCGAGGTTGGCAAGACCGCTATCCAGGTAGTTGAGCGCATGATGAATTTATTAGATGCCCTTGCGGAACAAGAAGAATCCAGTAGCCTTAAAAATCTAGCCGAAATGACTGGTCTGCACCCTTCTACGGCGCACCGCATTTTGAATGATATGGTTGCCTGCCGTCTGGTTGAGCGTGGCGATGGCGGCACTTATCGCCTTGGCCTAAAACTCTTAGAACTGGGTAATTTAGTTAAAGCACGCTTATCCGTGCGTGAAGCCGCTCAATTACCAATGCGTACTTTGCACAAGCTCACTGGCGAAACCGTGAACTTATCTGTTCGCCAAGGAGACGAGATCGTTTACGTTGATCGCGCTTATAGCGAGCGCTCTGGCATGCAGGTAGTTCGTGCCATTGGTGGTCGCGCTCCACTGCACCTCACCTCAGTTGGCAAACTCTTTTTAGCAAGCGATGACCCTGCTCAAGTTCGCGCATATGTCACTCGAACTGGTTTATCCGGCCACACTCGCAATAGCATCACTGAGCTTGGCAAACTCGAAACTGAACTCAATCAGGTTCGTAAAGTGGGCAACGCTCGGGATGATGAAGAATTAGAGCTGGGCGTAAGTTGTTTAGCTGCTGCTATTTTGGATGACACTGGAAAATTAGTCGCCGGCCTATCCTTGAGCGCCCCAACAGATCGCATTCAGGCAGATTGGCTACGCGCCCTTCAAGAAACTGCCCTACAGATCTCCAAAGGAATGGGGTTTAAACCCAAGTCTGCTGAGCCAGGCTCAGCGACCTAA
- a CDS encoding quinone-dependent dihydroorotate dehydrogenase: protein MIDRYSLLRPWLFCLDPEKAHNLTLSNMDRAQRWGMLERFVTKPINDPQTLCGIEFPNPVGLAAGLDKDGKHIDALAALGFGFLEIGTVTPKPQPGNPKPRMFRLSEAQAIINRMGFNNDGVDACVARVRRSQFWQSGGVMGLNIGKNASTPIEEASRDYVLAMEAVYEIATYITVNISSPNTQNLRALQGEEMLRELLGTLNEARKRLSDRYGVRKPLFLKIAPDLDLEDINLIADLLMEFGIDAVIATNTTISRDAVQGMQFATEAGGLSGAPVRNASNIVIKALKARLGNQLPIIGVGGILSGADAREKIVAGASLIQLYSGLIYRGPDLVNECAKALR, encoded by the coding sequence ATGATCGATCGTTACTCTCTTCTACGCCCTTGGCTTTTTTGCTTAGACCCAGAAAAAGCACATAACCTCACCCTCAGCAATATGGATCGCGCCCAGCGCTGGGGTATGTTAGAGCGCTTTGTTACAAAACCGATTAACGATCCACAAACGCTTTGCGGTATTGAGTTTCCCAATCCCGTTGGATTGGCGGCGGGATTGGATAAAGACGGCAAACATATTGATGCACTCGCTGCATTAGGATTTGGGTTCTTAGAAATTGGCACGGTTACACCAAAACCACAACCGGGCAATCCCAAGCCACGTATGTTTCGCTTGTCCGAAGCTCAGGCTATCATTAATCGCATGGGCTTTAATAACGATGGCGTGGATGCCTGCGTCGCTCGGGTACGTCGTTCCCAGTTTTGGCAAAGTGGTGGAGTAATGGGTTTGAATATTGGTAAAAACGCCAGCACCCCCATTGAAGAAGCCTCTCGTGACTATGTTCTCGCAATGGAAGCAGTCTATGAAATTGCGACCTACATTACCGTCAATATATCCTCCCCGAATACGCAAAATCTGCGCGCTCTACAAGGCGAAGAGATGCTTCGTGAATTATTGGGCACTCTTAATGAAGCCAGAAAGCGTTTAAGTGATCGCTATGGTGTACGCAAGCCTCTCTTTTTGAAGATTGCACCAGACTTAGATCTAGAAGACATTAATCTGATTGCGGACCTTCTCATGGAGTTTGGAATTGACGCAGTGATTGCAACTAACACCACCATCTCACGAGATGCAGTCCAAGGAATGCAATTTGCTACAGAGGCTGGCGGCCTATCCGGCGCACCTGTTCGCAATGCCTCGAATATCGTCATCAAAGCTTTGAAAGCCAGACTGGGTAATCAACTACCGATCATTGGCGTTGGCGGCATCCTATCGGGTGCAGATGCTAGAGAAAAGATTGTTGCGGGCGCAAGTCTGATCCAACTCTATAGCGGCTTAATCTATCGTGGTCCAGACCTCGTCAATGAGTGCGCTAAAGCCCTAAGGTAG
- a CDS encoding arginyltransferase, translating into MTQLKELPLTALQFYATAPYACSYLPNKTARSQVATPSHLIHADVYNDLLNAGFRRSGLYTYRPYCDECKACIATRILVNQFIPTRSQRRAQKKHANLEASVLNLGYQEEHYQLYQRYQTERHAGGDMDSDDQDQYMQFLLQSRVNSRIVEFRDGPHEPHPGRLRMVSMIDILEQGISSVYTFYDTSIPTASYGSYSILWQIEQARILGLPYLYLGYYIKESDKMSYKIKYQPMEGLIDDHWQKLSES; encoded by the coding sequence ATGACTCAGCTTAAAGAACTTCCTCTAACCGCACTGCAGTTCTATGCAACCGCACCATACGCTTGTAGCTATCTCCCCAATAAGACAGCTCGCTCACAGGTAGCAACGCCATCTCACCTTATTCATGCGGATGTCTACAATGATTTACTCAATGCCGGATTTAGACGTAGTGGCTTGTACACCTATAGACCTTATTGTGATGAATGTAAAGCCTGCATTGCTACACGTATTTTGGTAAATCAATTTATTCCCACACGTAGTCAGCGTCGTGCCCAAAAAAAACATGCGAACCTAGAAGCCTCAGTCCTTAATCTGGGTTACCAAGAGGAACATTATCAACTCTATCAACGCTATCAAACTGAGCGACATGCCGGTGGTGACATGGATAGCGACGATCAAGATCAGTACATGCAGTTTTTATTGCAAAGTCGAGTGAACTCACGCATTGTGGAGTTTCGGGATGGGCCGCATGAACCGCATCCCGGTCGTTTACGCATGGTAAGCATGATCGATATCTTGGAGCAAGGCATCTCCTCGGTTTATACCTTTTACGATACCTCTATCCCAACTGCGAGCTATGGTAGTTACAGCATTCTGTGGCAGATTGAACAAGCGCGCATATTAGGCTTGCCTTACCTTTATCTTGGTTATTACATCAAGGAAAGTGACAAGATGTCTTACAAGATCAAGTACCAGCCGATGGAGGGTTTGATAGATGACCATTGGCAAAAGCTGTCTGAGTCATAA
- the aat gene encoding leucyl/phenylalanyl-tRNA--protein transferase has protein sequence MSQIAWLGPQDPFPNPLFEDDPDPSVPGLIAVSEQIYPGQLARAYQQGIFPWYSDNQPILWWSPDPRMVLKPDEFKCSDSLRKIIRAFCQHAQSQIVVDGDFGAVIRSCATSSRKDQDGTWITHEIIDAYTALHEQGNAHSIGVIEDGQLTGGLYCVAFGGMVFGESMFSRKTNASKIALAALSSWCLANQVSMIDCQQETAHLLSLGAAPIARQVFLEQLQISVNQTKIETSWTFDKTILHHWL, from the coding sequence ATGAGTCAGATTGCTTGGCTAGGACCTCAGGATCCTTTCCCAAACCCATTGTTTGAGGACGATCCCGATCCTAGCGTGCCTGGATTAATTGCCGTCAGCGAACAGATTTATCCAGGACAACTCGCTCGCGCTTATCAACAAGGCATCTTTCCTTGGTATTCCGATAATCAACCGATTCTCTGGTGGTCACCAGACCCCAGGATGGTCTTAAAGCCTGATGAATTTAAATGCAGCGACTCCTTGCGAAAAATTATTCGCGCCTTTTGTCAGCATGCGCAATCTCAAATAGTAGTGGATGGCGATTTTGGGGCGGTCATTCGCTCATGCGCTACCAGTAGCCGAAAAGATCAAGACGGCACATGGATTACCCATGAAATCATTGATGCTTACACCGCACTCCACGAACAAGGAAATGCACATAGCATTGGCGTCATAGAGGATGGCCAGTTGACTGGGGGGCTATATTGCGTCGCCTTTGGGGGCATGGTGTTTGGTGAATCCATGTTTAGTCGCAAGACTAACGCCTCTAAAATCGCTTTAGCTGCCCTGAGCTCATGGTGTCTGGCGAACCAGGTGAGCATGATCGACTGCCAGCAAGAAACGGCTCATCTACTCTCATTGGGCGCAGCCCCAATAGCTAGGCAGGTCTTTTTGGAGCAACTGCAAATATCCGTAAATCAAACTAAGATTGAGACATCTTGGACTTTTGATAAAACAATCTTGCATCACTGGCTATGA
- a CDS encoding NUDIX hydrolase, producing MKYCPNCASVLTIKIPADDSRERHVCESCGSIHYQNPRNVVGSIPVYGKQILLCRRAIEPRHGYWTLPAGFMELGESTSHGAARETLEEAGAVVEIGPLYSLLNVPHAEQVHLFYLAAMTNPEFSAGEESLEVALFHEHEIPWNELAFPTVKQTLEWFFADRAAGLLDSGQEFHVRSRDILPSERI from the coding sequence ATGAAGTATTGCCCTAATTGCGCCTCTGTATTGACAATTAAAATTCCGGCGGATGATTCGCGTGAGCGCCATGTCTGCGAATCCTGCGGCAGTATTCATTATCAAAATCCTCGTAACGTCGTGGGTAGCATACCGGTGTATGGCAAACAGATTCTGTTATGTCGTCGTGCAATTGAGCCGCGTCATGGCTACTGGACGCTTCCAGCAGGTTTTATGGAGCTAGGCGAAAGCACAAGTCATGGCGCTGCGCGCGAGACTCTTGAAGAAGCAGGTGCCGTTGTAGAAATCGGTCCGCTCTATTCATTGCTCAATGTGCCACATGCCGAACAAGTACACCTCTTTTATTTAGCTGCGATGACGAATCCAGAATTTTCTGCTGGTGAAGAAAGTTTAGAGGTCGCGCTCTTTCATGAACATGAAATTCCCTGGAATGAACTAGCCTTCCCTACCGTCAAGCAAACGCTCGAGTGGTTCTTTGCGGATCGCGCTGCCGGCCTTTTAGATTCTGGGCAAGAGTTTCATGTGCGCAGCCGCGATATCTTGCCTTCTGAAAGAATTTAA